The Oncorhynchus masou masou isolate Uvic2021 chromosome 31, UVic_Omas_1.1, whole genome shotgun sequence genome includes a region encoding these proteins:
- the LOC135524722 gene encoding cytochrome b-c1 complex subunit 6, mitochondrial-like, producing MVFEEKMILNGEPEDEEEEEEEEDMVDPLEVVRDKCAQAEHCVHARAKLEDCESRVGSKSETREDCTEELFDFLHARDHCVAHKVFHSVK from the exons ATGGTTTTCGAGGAGAAAATGATCCTGAACGGGGAACCTGAAGAT gaggaggaggaagaggaggaggaagatatggTG GACCCCCTTGAGGTGGTGCGGGACAAGTGTGCGCAGGCAGAGCACTGCGTCCACGCCAGGGCGAAACTGGAGGACTGTGAATCCAGGGTCGGCTCCAAGTCCGAAACCAGAGAGGACTGCACCGAGGAGCTTTTCGACTTCCTCCATGCGCGGGACCACTGT GTGGCTCACAAAGTCTTCCATTCTGTCAAGTAA
- the LOC135524720 gene encoding cytochrome P450 2J4-like: protein MLEALVCLVGQWIDTKGVLLFLLVLLVTKYIHDLPPKNYPPGPFPLPFVGNMLNISIKDHIGSFKKFVETYGDVTTLDLGGGNRCVLLSGLQGFKEAFVDQADAFTDRPSYPLNDRISRGLGLISSNGHMWRQQRRFAVSTLKYFGVGKKTLETSILQESHFLCDVYLAERGLPFNPEDITNNAVANIVCTLVFGCRFEYNDHHFHHMLKCSEDILQLPATFCGRMYNQFPTLLHYLPGRHQSAFINLATIKQFIKEEVEKHKEGRNPSNPRDYIDCYLEEIEKNQDGAAGFTEENLLHCVVDLFGAGTETTSNTLLWAMLYMAKYPDIQKKVQAEIDEVIGSARQPSMDDRADMPYTYAVIHEIQRFGNIVPFTPPRVANKDTTVAGYLVPKGMMVLPMLKPILQDRDEYATPNQFNPGHFLDKNGKFVKKDNFIPFSIGKRMCPGEQLARMELFLFFTFLLQRFTFTPPRGWELGLEGQVGITSRPKPFKICALPR from the exons ATGTTGGAGGCGTTAGTCTGTCTGGTGGGACAGTGGATCGATACCAAGGGGGTCCTCCTGTTCCTCTTGGTTCTGTTGGTGACCAAGTACATCCATGATCTGCCGCCTAAGAACTACCCACCAGGCCCCTTCCCCCTGCCTTTTGTTGGGAATATGTTGAATATCAGCATCAAGGACCACATAGGCTCCTTTAAAAAG TTTGTAGAGACCTACGGGGATGTGACTACATTAGACTTGGGTGGAGGGAACCGCTGTGtgctcctctcaggtctccaaggCTTTAAGGAAGCCTTTGTGGATCAGGCTGATGCCTTCACTGATCGGCCATCTTACCCCCTGAACGACAGGATAAGCAGAGGCTTGG GCCTGATCTCCTCTAACGGTCACATGTGGCGGCAGCAGAGGCGCTTTGCCGTGTCCACGCTCAAATACTTTGGAGTGGGGAAGAAGACTCTGGAGACCTCCATCCTCCAGGAAAGCCACTTCCTGTGTGATGTCTACTTGGCAGAGAGAG GCCTGCCCTTTAACCCTGAAGACATCACCAACAATGCAGTGGCCAACATTGTTTGCACCCTGGTGTTTGGTTGTAGGTTTGAATACAACGACCACCACTTCCACCACATGCTGAAATGCTCTGAGGACATTTTACAGCTGCCTGCTACCTTCTGTGGACGG ATGTATAATCAGTTTCCCACATTGCTGCACTATTTACCTGGGAGGCACCAATCAGCCTTTATCAACCTTGCTACCATAAAGCAGTTTATCAAGGAGGAAGTAGAGAAACACAAAGAGGGCAGGAACCCGTCCAACCCCAGAGACTACATAGACTGTTACCTGGAAGAGATAGAGAAG AATCAGGATGGGGCGGCTGGCTTCACTGAGGAGAACCTGCTGCACTGCGTGGTGGATCTGTTTGGGGCCGGGACAGAAACAACGTCCAACACCCTTCTCTGGGCAATGCTGTACATGGCCAAGTACCCCGACATTCAAA AGAAGGTGCAAGCGGAGATCGATGAGGTCATAGGTTCGGCACGCCAGCCCTCAATGGATGACCGAGCCGACATGCCATATACCTACGCTGTGATCCATGAGATCCAGAGGTTTGGGAACATCGTCCCTTTCACGCCTCCCAGAGTGGCCAATAAGGACACCACCGTGGCGGGCTATCTAGTGCCCAAG GGAATGATGGTGCTTCCAATGTTAAAACCAATCCTACAGGACAGAGATGAGTATGCAACCCCTAACCAGTTCAATCCTGGACATTTCCTGGATAAAAATGGAAAATTTGTCAAAAAAGACAATTTTATCCCATTTTCTATAG gTAAGAGGATGTGTCCAGGGGAGCAGCTGGCCAGGATGGAACTGTTTCTGTTCTTCACCTTTCTGCTCCAGAGGTTCACCTTCACACCTCCACGGGGCTGGGAGCTGGGCCTGGAGGGCCAGGTGGGCATCACCAGTAGACCAAAGCCCTTCAAAATCTGTGCCTTGCCTCGATGA
- the LOC135524721 gene encoding leukocyte elastase inhibitor-like, translated as MGSGFSGCVRQQSPNKSKDGEAIPFSNPSSTVRNSNTAFALDLYRTLSENRADGNIFFSPLSISSALAMVYLGAKGDTAKQMAKTLCLDTATDVHSEFQKLGSKINKPSASYQLKLVNCLCGEETFNFFPEFIEATQKFYHAELKAMDFIGAAEESRAQINSWVEKKTDNKIKVMLKPDTLSSMTRLVLVNAVYFKAQWISEFHEADTMEHTFQVNENEKRQVQMMVQVKKLPYNYIPQFKLQILELPYKGEELSMFFLLPADSNYPDQLLELGRELTPERIHKWTKRQKMGTRTKVQVSIPKFKLQEDYQLNTPLASLGMVDVFDQDRADLSGMSAAMEEEVYLSTVAHKAFVDVNERGTEAGASTGAEGKMYGFSSMHYFTADHPFIFFIRHNQTQSILFLGRFSSPEEGDREGRFL; from the exons ATGGGATCTGGTTTCAGCGGCTGCGTTCGACAACAAAGTCCAAATAAGTCCAAAGACGGTGAGGCAATACCTTTCAGCAACCCTTCATCCACTGTTCGGAACTCAAACACAGCGTTTGCTCTGGACCTTTACCGTACACTGAGTGAAAACCGTGCAGATGGAAACATATTTTTCTCCCCTCTGAGCATCAGTTCAGCTCTCGCCATGGTCTATCTGGGGGCCAAAGGAGACACCGCCAAACAGATGGCAAAG ACCCTGTGTCTCGACACTGCCACTGATGTCCACTCTGAATTTCAAAAACTCGGCTCAAAAATCAACAAACCCTCAGCTTCATACCAACTGAAACTGGTCAACTGCCTGTGTGGAGAAGAGACTTTCAACTTCTTCCCA GAGTTCATTGAAGCCACACAGAAGTTCTACCATGCAGAGCTGAAGGCTATGGACTTCATAGGGGCTGCAGAGGAGTCCAGAGCACAAATCAACAGCTGGGTGGAAAAGAAAACAGACA ATAAAATTAAAGTGATGTTGAAACCTGACACTCTAAGCAGCATGACCAGGTTGGTTCTTGTGAATGCAGTCTACTTTAAAGCACAATGGATAAGTGAGTTCCATGAAGCTGATACCATGGAACACACCTTTCAGGTCAATGAG AATGAGAAAAGACAGGTGCAGATGATGGTTCAAGTCAAGAAGTTACCATACAACTACATACCCCAGTTCAAACTCCAAATCCTGGAGCTTCCATATAAAGGGGAGGAGCTGAGCATGTTCTTCCTTCTGCCTGCAGATTCCAATTACCCTGACCAGTTACTGGAG CTGGGGAGAGAGCTGACACCGGAGAGGATCCACAAGTGGACCAAACGGCAGAAAATGGGTACCAGGACCAAAGTCCAAGTTTCAATCCCCAAGTTTAAACTGCAGGAGGACTATCAGCTGAACACACCCCTGGCCTCGCTGGGCATGGTGGATGTGTTCGACCAGGACAGAGCAGACCTATCTGGGATGAGTGCAGCGATGGAAGAGGAAGTCTACCTATCCACTGTAGCCCACAAGGCCTTCGTAGACGTGAACGAGAGAGGCACAGAGGCAGGCGCGTCCACAGGGGCAGAGGGCAAAATGTACGGTTTCAGTAGCATGCATTACTTCACGGCAGACCACCCCTTTATTTTCTTCATTAGACACAACCAGACCCAATCCATTCTGTTTCTGGGCAGGTTCTCTTCACCTGAGGAGGGTGACAGGGAGGGAAGATTTCTGTAG